A region from the Coffea eugenioides isolate CCC68of chromosome 9, Ceug_1.0, whole genome shotgun sequence genome encodes:
- the LOC113783287 gene encoding F-box protein SKIP19-like, translated as MIGRKKNLKIKQVWRRKGSSASTSVSPPPPPPPWTELPRDITANILQRLSVVDILESAQKVCTTWRSVCLDPAMWRVIDMYDCADYEDEPYDMEIMVQHAVDRSQGQLVDISIGSIGTDELLEYIAERSGKLKRLRLAFCDSISGEGLTEAVKRLPLLEELHLFFISMPSEALEIVGCSCPLLKSFTINRRSNELPHQECDKEAAAIAKTMPGLHHLHLLGNKMTNEGLKAILDNCAKLESLDLRKCYYVNLDGDLGKRCSQEITHLRLPNDSTADYEFDEELDDCEGLHYSDSFDVYSSGISDFDVSDYDFYFDDFEDFTLWDMDSDYAAFLGLC; from the exons ATgataggaagaaagaaaaatctcaaaATCAAACAAGTATGGCGAAGAAAAGGTTCATCAGCATCCACTTCAGTATCGCCCCCGCCTCCCCCGCCGCCGTGGACAGAGCTGCCACGGGACATAACGGCCAACATATTGCAGAGACTGTCGGTAGTCGATATACTGGAGAGTGCACAGAAAGTGTGTACGACCTGGCGCAGTGTTTGCCTTGATCCTGCCATGTGGCGAGTGATTGACATGTATGATTGTGCGGATTACGAGGATGAGCCTTACGATATGGAAATCATGGTCCAGCACGCTGTGGATCGGAGCCAGGGCCAGTTGGTTGATATCAGCATTGGGTCTATTGGTACTGATGAATTGCTTGAGTATATTGCTGAAAG GTCAGGCAAGCTTAAGCGCCTTCGGCTTGCATTTTGTGATAGTATAAGTGGTGAAGGTTTGACAGAAGCTGTTAAAAGATTACCTTTGTTGGAGGAGCTGCACCTTTTCTTTATCTCCATGCCCAGTGAAGCCCTTGAAATAGTTGGCTGCTCTTGCCCTTTGTTAAAGTCATTTACAATAAACAGGAGAAGCAATGAACTGCCACATCAAGAATGTGATAAGGAGGCAGCTGCTATTGCAAAAACCATGCCAGGATTACACCACCTTCATCTCTTGGGAAATAAGATGACAAATGAAGGCTTGAAAGCTATTCTTGATAACTGTGCAAAACTGGAATCACTAGATCTCCGGAAATGTTATTATGTTAACCTGGATGGTGATCTAGGAAAACGATGCTCTCAAGAAATTACACATCTGAGGCTCCCTAATGACTCCACGGCAGATTATGAGTTTGATGAAGAACTTGATGACTGTGAAGGACTTCATTACTCTGATTCATTTGATGTCTACTCCTCTGGGATTTCTGACTTTGATGTTTCTGACtatgatttttattttgatgattttgagGACTTCACTCTCTGGGACATGGATTCTGACTATGCAGCTTTCCTTGGGCTCTGTTGA
- the LOC113783777 gene encoding protein EXORDIUM-like, translating into MALTIPMKITMHMLLFAFFLTFASAGRMLSKSGQEQDLMVFKYHNGPLLTGKISINLIWYGKFSPSQKAIIADFITSLSSSTHSSQVIQPSVATWWKNIEKYYTSIKSKKPSTLQLCSGHQILDENYSLGKSLKMQQIEQLAATGDQMNAINIVLTSSDVAVEGFCSSKCGTHGSLRSKTATVRGKSPKFAYIWVGNSETQCPGQCAWPFHQPTYGPQSPPLVAPNNDVGLDGMIINLASLLAGTVTNPFGNGYFQGPADAPLEAAAACPGIYGKGAYPGYAGELKVDATTGASYNAHGSDARKYLLPAIYDPLTSICSTLV; encoded by the coding sequence ATGGCCTTAACTATTCCAATGAAGATCACAATGCATATgttactttttgcatttttcctcacttttgcatcTGCAGGGAGGATGCTTAGTAAGTCAGGCCAAGAACAAGATCTCATGGTTTTCAAATACCACAATGGTCCTCTTCTCACAGGAAAGATCTCAATCAACCTCATTTGGTATGGAAAATTCAGTCCCTCTCAAAAGGCCATCATTGCTGATTTCATCACCTCATTATCCTCCTCTACGCATTCCTCCCAAGTCATCCAACCATCGGTCGCCACGTGGTGGAAGAACATTGAGAAATACTAcacctcaatcaaatccaagAAACCCTCCACTCTCCAACTCTGTTCGGGCCACCaaattttggatgaaaattACTCCTTAGGCAAATCCCTCAAAATGCAACAAATTGAACAATTGGCAGCAACGGGTGATCAAATGAACGCCATCAACATAGTCTTGACTTCATCTGACGTGGCAGTTGAAGGATTCTGCTCGAGCAAATGTGGGACCCACGGTTCTCTCCGATCGAAAACCGCTACAGTTAGAGGCAAAAGCCCAAAGTTTGCTTACATTTGGGTTGGGAATTCTGAGACCCAATGCCCTGGTCAATGTGCCTGGCCATTCCACCAGCCGACTTATGGACCACAGAGCCCACCTTTGGTTGCACCCAACAATGATGTGGGCTTGGATGGGATGATCATCAATTTGGCTAGTCTATTGGCCGGCACTGTCACCAACCCCTTTGGAAATGGGTATTTTCAGGGTCCAGCTGATGCTCCGCTTGAGGCGGCCGCCGCATGTCCCGGAATTTATGGCAAAGGAGCCTATCCGGGCTACGCAGGGGAGTTGAAGGTTGATGCTACAACTGGTGCTAGCTATAATGCACATGGGAGCGATGCGCGCAAGTATCTACTTCCAGCGATCTATGATCCCTTAACTTCCATTTGTTCCACTTTGGTTTGA